The following proteins come from a genomic window of Montipora capricornis isolate CH-2021 chromosome 9, ASM3666992v2, whole genome shotgun sequence:
- the LOC138017298 gene encoding uncharacterized protein F54H12.2-like: MIQDSDFYVTLPSNASSNLFLNNSKSSIRVALPQQIHLKDEEDWEVRLHHIVYPLSMFDITNDCKHFHIMLDCRGDSTPFVLPVGKYYTALDVTEGMLQCLNIAHPPSKIEITVDDEWNVTLNSQTEGLLITLSTARALGWITEHNTLTSSVRLNAALTLEKKYGHDWFILPAGTSITYPGIYIFPPSLSLCSCKQRLVQVQTNLVEPWQEPVQTGTNPIEFVIKPLADYIDINKTELRLVVKITNQDGSPTEDGKKYTLVNNALHSIIKQFTIKINETPVTEQSDTQAYNAYIKTLLNFREQAKKSYLTKALYYKDTAGHMNEVDNTAESNEGLNRRATFTKNGADVGLVGVPLCDVFNIDKLLLDGLEIKVKVDLNNDAFVLMAGETPNNCKLKIMSSTLRIRTVRVADSVKLEHVQIMQDHKGSAPLPAIYTLTRTPTQARIIPQGVLNHTETDLFRDFVAQCIIFGLVRNDAFNGNLARNPFNFELFDVQDIRLTVNGEEMPYSALDLTGGKKIDGYNTLFSGSGDMNCGLGLDIDRVDWENGYGLFRFDLTPAGSGHPDHLIPHRTGNVNLYLKFGTQTNSVLNLIVYAESQNQLEIDGNRRVVYDLLQGP; this comes from the exons ATGATTCAAGATAGCGACTTTTACGTGACACTTCCCAGTAATGCAAGCAGTAATTTATTTCTAAACAATTCCAAGTCCTCCATTCGCGTAGCGCTACCTCAACAAATCCATCTGAAAGATGAAGAAGATTGGGAAGTAAGATTGCATCATATCGTTTATCCGCTCTCAATGTTTGACATTACAAATGACTGCAAACATTTTCACATCATGCTGGATTGTCGAGGTGACTCCACACCGTTCGTATTACCCGTGGGCAAGTATTATACAGCCTTAGATGTGACAGAAGGAATGTTACAATGCCTGAACATCGCTCACCCACCATCTAAGATTGAAATCACAGTGGACGACGAATGGAATGTAACGTTAAACTCGCAAACTGAAGGACTTCTGATCACACTGTCTACAGCTCGCGCGTTGGGATGGATAACCGAACACAACACTCTTACATCCAGCGTTCGTTTGAATGCTGCACTCaccttagaaaaaaaatatggtCACGATTGGTTCATCTTACCAGCTGGCACATCCATCACATATCCTGGTATTTACATCTTTCCTCCTTCGCTGTCGCTTTGCTCGTGTAAGCAGAGACTGGTTCAAGTTCAAACCAATCTCGTGGAACCGTGGCAG GAACCGGTTCAAACGGGAACTAATCCCATCGAGTTTGTCATCAAACCGTTAGCTGACTACATTGACATTAACAAGACAGAGCTGCGATTGGTAGTAAAGATTACCAATCAAGATGGGTCGCCCACAGAGGATGGTAAGAAGTACACTCTGGTCAACAACGCGCTTCATTCCATCATCAAACAGTTTACCATCAAGATCAACGAAACGCCGGTAACAGAACAGTCAGACACTCAAGCATACAATGCTTACATCAAGACCTTATTGAACTTTAGGGAACAGGCCAAGAAATCGTACTTAACGAAAGCTTTGTATTACAAAGACACTGCTGGACACATGAATGAAGTAGATAATACAGCAGAAAGTAATGAGGGTCTGAATAGAAGAGCCACATTTACTAAAAACGGCGCAGACGTTGGGTTGGTCGGAGTACCTCTTTGTGACGTGTTTAATATTGACAAGTTGTTGCTTGACGGTTTGGAGATCAAAGTCAAAGTGGATCTGAACAACGATGCTTTTGTTCTCATGGCTGGGGAGACTCCAAACAACTGCAAACTAAAGATCATGTCTAGCACGCTTCGCATACGCACAGTGCGTGTTGCAGACAGTGTGAAACTAGAACACGTACAGATCATGCAAGATCACAAAGGGAGCGCACCGCTACCAGCCATCTATACCCTAACCAGAACCCCTACGCAGGCAAGGATCATCCCTCAAGGAGTCTTAAATCACACTGAGACAGATCTATTTCGCGATTTCGTTGCTCAGTGCATCATTTTTGGGCTCGTGCGAAACGATGCCTTCAACGGAAACCTTGCAAGAAATCCTTTCAACTTTGAGCTATTTGACGTGCAAGACATTCGGCTGACTGTGAATGGAGAAGAAATGCCTTATTCTGCGCTGGATCTGACGGGTGGAAAAAAGATCGATGGTTACAACACGCTGTTTTCAGGAAGTGGAGACATGAATTGTGGGCTCGGGCTTGACATTGATAGAGTGGATTGGGAAAACGGATACGGTTTGTTCCGTTTTGATTTGACACCGGCAGGAAGTGGACATCCCGATCATCTGATACCTCATCGAACGGGTAACGTGAACCTGTACCTGAAATTTGGAACTCAGACAAACTCAGTTCTGAATTTAATTGTGTACGCAGAATCTCAGAATCAGTTGGAAATTGATGGCAATCGTCGCGTGGTCTACGATTTGTTACAAGGCCCTTAG